In a genomic window of Chrysemys picta bellii isolate R12L10 chromosome 1, ASM1138683v2, whole genome shotgun sequence:
- the LOC103306779 gene encoding olfactory receptor 52P1-like: protein MADFNLTLSDPSTFILIGIPGLEAAHIWISIPFSMLYLIGLLGNFIVLFVVGKEQTLHKPMYLLLCMLALTDIAVSTSVMPMALCIFWFNLKGITVGGCFTQMFFLHMISVMQSAIQVAMAFDRYIAICNPLRYATIITNTRIAKLGLVGLIRAVLLMLPLPLLLSRQPFCGNHIIPHTYCEHIVVVKMSCGDTTVNRTYSLVVAFVVSGLDLTLVVLSYSLIIRAVLRISSKKAYEKALNTCSAHLCVILTSFILFLFSTLTHRFGQHISLHVHIILANLFFLIPPILKPIIYGIKIKELHDKVVKYTCRK from the coding sequence ATGGCAGATTTCAACCTCACCCTCTCTGACCCATCAACATTCATCCTAATTGGCATCCCTGGCCTAGAAGCTGCTCACATTtggatttccatccctttctctatGCTGTACCTAATCGGCCTGTTGGGAAATTTCATTGTTCTGTTTGTTGTAGGcaaagagcagaccctgcacaagccgatgtacctgctgctctgcatgctggcacTCACAGACATCGCCGTGTCTACCTCCGTCATGCCGAtggcactgtgtatattttggttcaatttgaaaGGCATTACTGTGGGTGGCTGTTTTACGCAGATGTTCTTCCTTCACATGATTTCTGTTATGCAGTCAGCCATCCAAGTGGCAATGGCCTTCGATCGCTACATTGCCATATGTAACCCTTTGAGATATGCCACCATCATCACCAACACACGAATAGCTAAGCTAGGTCTAGTGGGTTTGATAAGAGCTGTTCTCCTcatgctccccctgcccctgcttctgaGTAGGCAGCCATTCTGTGGCAACCACATTATCCCCCACACGTACTGTGAGCATATAGTTGTGGTGAAGATGTCGTGTGGGGACACCACTGTCAACAGGACATACAGCTTGGTGGTTGCATTTGTAGTCTCTGGGTTAGATCTGACACTTGTTGTCCTGTCCTACAGTCTGATCATCAGGGCCGTCCTCAGAATCTCCTCCAAGAAAGCCTATGAGAAAGCCCTGAACACCTGTTCAGCCCACCTCTGTGTGATACTGACATCTTTTATTCTCTTCCTTTTCTCTACTCTGACACACCGGTTCGGTCAGCACATCAGTCTCCATGTTCACATCATCTTGGCCAACCTCTTCTTCCTCATCCCCCCCATACTCAAACCAATCATTTATGGCATCAAAATCAAAGAGCTTCATGACAAAGTGGTCAAATACACCTGCAGAAAGTGA